The Desulforegula conservatrix Mb1Pa region AATTGCCGCCGCCAAGCTCAAAAGCCCTGGACTCCCAGAAACGTTGAAATTCAATACCTGCCAGAGGGCCGTCCGGGTAATCATCCGGCGAAATCCCCACCACAATGGCGCTGTTGGCGTTTCGCTCTTTACGAGAATACTGGCTCATTCCATTGGTCACTACCCGGCCCAATTCAGAAGTTGATGCAACCACGGTCCCCCCCGGACACATACAAAAGCTGTATACAGAACGGCCATTTTGGGCGTGATGAACGAGCTTGTAGTCGGCTGCGCCAAGCAGAGGATTTCCGGCGTTTTTGCCATAGCGACCACGATCAATTAAGGACTGGGGATGCTCGATGCGAAAACCCATGGAAAATGACTTCGCCTCAATATAAATACCTCTATGGTGAAGCATTTCAAATGTGTCGCGGGCACTATGACCAATGGCAACTATCAGATGATCAGTGGCAATGCGCTCACCGCTTGCCAGAACAACTCCGCAAACCTGACCGTCCTTTATATCAATATCATCAACCCGGCTTCGGAAGCGAATCTCTCCCCCCAAAGACAGGATATTGGCGCGCATCTTTTCCAATATACCAACAAGTTTATAAGTCCCGATATGGGGCTTGCTAACATACATGATTTCCGGGGGGCCACCGGCCTTGACCAATTCATCAAGCACCTTCCTACCGTAATGCTTTCGATCCTTGATTTGGGTGTGCAGCTTCCCATCGGAAAATGTGCCGGCCCCTCCTTCTCCAAACTGGACATTTGATTCAGGATCAAGGATACCTTTACGCCACAAATCAAATGTGTCTTTAGTACGTTCCCTCACGGCCTTGCCACGTTCCAAAATTATCGGCCTAAAACCGGCCTGAGCAAGTATCAGACCGGCAAAAAGGCCGGATGGCCCCATGCCAATAATGACTGGCCGGGTGTAGACCTGATTTTCTGGAGCTCGGGCCACAAAATGATAGGACATATCAGGAGCTGTTCTCAGACGCGGATCGTTTTTGAATCGAGATAGAATCTCGGCTTCATTCGCAACATCAAGATCAATGGTATAGGTAAAAACGATGGCGTGGGATTTCCGCGCATCAACCCCTCGCCGGAAAATCGTGTAGCTGATGAGATCGTTTTCCGGTATTGCAAGGTATTTAATGATTTCCCCGCGGATGTCGGCTTCGCTATGGCTTATTGGGAGTCTTATTTCTGTTAATCTAAGCATGATATTACCGAATAATTTGACCCTTGATTCAAGTTGAACATGCAACTTGCTGTTTATATTTGACAATATTGTAAAAAAATAGATTTACGTCATTCAGGATGGGCCTGTCCCGGTGAAAAAAGGGAGCCGGAGTCCAAAAGTATCTAAAATACCAAGATGCCGGATCAATCCAGGCATGATGCTGATGCCTTTTCTGACTTTTTGATGGACCATCATATTTAATGAGAACATATTACTAATGGCTTGTTTGAGCTATTGTCCGATTAATAATTTCTCGAAGAAATGAAGTCAAATAAATCCATTCATTTTTTGTTAGCTTTGTGGTTATTCAGATGCCTGCGCGGCGCTCCGGCCTGCCAACCATCCGGTTGAAAATGCTGCCTGCAGATTGTATCCACCTGTATGCCCCTGAATATCGAGCAGCTCGCCTGCAAAGAATAGGCCCTTTATTTTCTTGGACTCCATTGTTCTTGGGTCAATCTCCCGAATGTCTATTCCTCCTGCCGTAATAATTGCCTCGGCGAAAGGTCTGTATCCGGTTACTTCCAGCCGTAAATCTTTGAGCCAGGCTCTGAGACGCTTACGTTCTGCCGCTGAAATGTTGTTGGACAAGCGGTCTGATGGTATATCTATGAAGGCCAGACAAACAGGAATCATTTCCTGAGGAATCAGGCCGCGCAGAAGATCGCCTATTGGCTTCTTGCCATTGGTAACAATATCGCGCAAAAGACGTGAATCAAGCTTGCTTTCATCAAGAGCTGGTTTTAGATCAATGGCAAGGGTAATTTTATGCCCTTTGATCAAA contains the following coding sequences:
- a CDS encoding NAD(P)/FAD-dependent oxidoreductase; amino-acid sequence: MLRLTEIRLPISHSEADIRGEIIKYLAIPENDLISYTIFRRGVDARKSHAIVFTYTIDLDVANEAEILSRFKNDPRLRTAPDMSYHFVARAPENQVYTRPVIIGMGPSGLFAGLILAQAGFRPIILERGKAVRERTKDTFDLWRKGILDPESNVQFGEGGAGTFSDGKLHTQIKDRKHYGRKVLDELVKAGGPPEIMYVSKPHIGTYKLVGILEKMRANILSLGGEIRFRSRVDDIDIKDGQVCGVVLASGERIATDHLIVAIGHSARDTFEMLHHRGIYIEAKSFSMGFRIEHPQSLIDRGRYGKNAGNPLLGAADYKLVHHAQNGRSVYSFCMCPGGTVVASTSELGRVVTNGMSQYSRKERNANSAIVVGISPDDYPDGPLAGIEFQRFWESRAFELGGGNYHAPGQLVGDFLAGRPSTAFGSVQPSYTPGVKLCDLGNALPEYAIIAIREALPAFAKQIKDFDLADAVLTGVESRTSSPVCIKRNTDDLQSINTRGFYPTGEGAGYAGGILSSAVDGIKVAEAVSLSIVKSAYEFNV